A region of the Candidatus Bathyarchaeota archaeon genome:
GCGCCTCTCTGATAGCCCAGTCAAGTTCACGGGTCATGTGGGCGTCGCCAGCGGCGTCACATTAACCATCGAACCCGGCGTCACCGTAGACCTCAACGAGTACTACCTGCAGGTTAACGGCACCCTAAAAGCGCAGGGCACCAGCAGCAACCCCATCACATTCACAACCAACGGCGTAAGCTGCTCGGCAAGCTGGCAAAAAATCGATTTCACTTACCCCAGCACCGCCTACAACGAGCAAACAGGCGCAGGCTGCATAATCGACCACGCCGTCTTTGAGCGGCTGGGCGTTTTTGTTCGGGGCGGCTGCCAACCACGCATCAGCAACTGCGTGTTTAACCAGCCCTGGTGGGATGCCATCTGGACCAGCGGCGGCTCGCCGACAATCAAAGGCAACACCTTCAACGGCGGCTCAGTTACGGTTCCCGCCATATACGGCGATAACGCCATAATCACCGACAACGTCATCAACGGCAACGGCGTGCTCAGCGGCATCGAATTAACCGGGAAAGGCCAGGTTTTAAACAACAAAATCATCAATGGCTACAGTGGCATCCTGGCAAGCGGTGACATAACCGTCAAAAACAACGTTGTGGTCGGCTGCAGCGAGTTGGGGTTACGTGTCTCCGGGGCCTCTGCTGAGGGCAACTACATCAAAGGCTGCGGCATCGGCATAGAAGCTCAGGGCTCCAGCCTAGTCCGCCATAACACCGTAACCGATAACACCGTCGGCATCCAAGCAAACGGCGTCTCCGCCATAAGTAACAATAACATCTTGGGCAGCACCCAAAACAGCATTGTCCTGTTGGGCAGCGGCAACTTGGATGCGTCCCAGAACTGGTGGGGCACAACCGACCAAGCCGCCATCGGCCAATCCATCCGTGACTACAAAAACGACTTCAACCTCGGCACCGTCACGTATCTGCCCTGCCTAAGTGGACCCGACGCGGCGGCGCCTCAATCCGCAGACATATCCATCCCGGCAACGCCCCTGCCTACGCAATCTCCCACATCAACCATTCCCCCTCTGGACGGTCAACCCATTCAACCCACACAGGTTCCCTCACCCATCGAGGGCTCATCCAACGACGCCACGATAACCCTTGACTCGATGGGGCTAGTGGTGATTGGTGTGGTTGCCTTGACTGTAGCGTGGGTTGTTGTGCTCGTATTGTACACTAACAGAAAAACCAAGAAGGCGATTTAGAAAAATGAAAACCCACGCTTCACTCCTCCTTATTGGATTGCTTATACTCAGCGCGGCATCCCTAATGGGCAACGCTTCTGCATCAGAATCCGTCAGCGGCTTAATCGCGCAAGACACCACATGGACCGCCGCCGCCAGCCCCTACCACCTCACAGGTCCAGCCTGCATACTGGAAGGAGCCACCCTAACCATAGAACCCGGCGTCAACGTGGACTTCGATGATTATTACCTGCGAGTCAACGGCACCCTCCGCGCAGTCGGAACCGCCAGCCAGCCCATAACCTTCACCACCGAGAAAGAACAGCAAAACCCCATCCAGCAGATCCAGTTTACCGCATCCGCCATCAGCTACAGCGAGCAGGTAAACTCTGGCTGCATTCTACAGAACGTCATGTTAAACCATGTCTCCCTCGACATCAAGGGTTCGTCCCCCAAAATCACAAAATGCGCCTTCATTGATTCGTATTGGGTGGCGATTCTCTCAAGAGGCGGCTCACCGACAATCAGCGACAACACCTTCCAGCAGATTAGCTACCAAGGCCTCTCCGTTGACCAATCCACCATTGTCACCAACAACTTCTTTAACTTAACAACGGGGTTTGCCACCGCCATCGTTGCCCATGACCACGCCTGCCTTACAAACAACAAAATCGTAGGATACTACAACGGCGTAAACGTTGAAGCATCCGTAACCGTCACGGGCAACGTCATTGTCGGCTGCAGCAACGCCGGCGCAGTAACCGGCACCACCGGTGATTTTACCAGAAACTATCTTGCCCAAAACCACATCGGCATCTCCGTCGCCTACGGGCGTTGCAACATCCAAAACAACGCCGTCGTCGACAATGACATTGGACTCCAAATTGTAAGAGTCTCTTCTGGAGAAAGTGGAACCGTTCAGAACAACAACATAGTGGGTAGTTCCCAGTACAGCGTTTCTTTGGAGGCCAATCAGAACGTGGATTTGCCCAATAACTGG
Encoded here:
- a CDS encoding right-handed parallel beta-helix repeat-containing protein, producing MGNASASESVSGLIAQDTTWTAAASPYHLTGPACILEGATLTIEPGVNVDFDDYYLRVNGTLRAVGTASQPITFTTEKEQQNPIQQIQFTASAISYSEQVNSGCILQNVMLNHVSLDIKGSSPKITKCAFIDSYWVAILSRGGSPTISDNTFQQISYQGLSVDQSTIVTNNFFNLTTGFATAIVAHDHACLTNNKIVGYYNGVNVEASVTVTGNVIVGCSNAGAVTGTTGDFTRNYLAQNHIGISVAYGRCNIQNNAVVDNDIGLQIVRVSSGESGTVQNNNIVGSSQYSVSLEANQNVDLPNNWWGTSDAYAINQTIRDFKVDFNLGKVNFVPFLSAVNPNAPTSADVDIANVPTPPPTQTPTNPTAQPSALPPQQQDSSQSSGHQESQPFSLNETVLAVAVVLAVLALSIVAVVFLVRKK